The Proteiniphilum propionicum genome contains the following window.
TAATGCATGTCAGCCAGTAGTTCGATGCAAATTGTGCCGACGGATTCGTTTGAAACGATATCCCCGGCACCTCTTTCAGTAATTTACGGTAAAGCTGATTAATCTCACGGCGGCGTGCTATATGATCCTCCAGCACCATCATCTGTCCCCTGCCAATGCCGGCACATATATTGCTCATCCGGTAGTTATACCCAATGTGCGAATGCTGGTAGTGTGGCGCCTTGTCGCGTGCCTGGGTGGCATAAAACATTGTTCGTTTGGCTTCCTCTTCCGTGCTGCATACCAGCGCCCCGCCGCCCGATGTAGTAATCATCTTGTTCCCGTTGAACGAGAGGCACGCAAACTCGCCGAATGTGCCGCACTTCCTGCCTTTAAACTCCGAGCCCAATGCTTCCGCTGCATCCTCCAGAACCGGAATCCCGTATTGCCCGGCAATAGCCATTACTTCATCCATCTTTGCCGGCATCCCATACAGATGCACCGGAATGATCGCTTTTGGCTTTTTCCCTGTTTTGGCTATACGATCTTCAATTGCGTCATGAAGATGTCCCGGGCACATGTTCCACGTATCCGGTTCGCTATCCACAAAAACTGGCGTAGCACCCAGATACTTGATAGGATTAGCCGAAGCCGCAAATGTAAAGCTCTGGCAGATCACCTCGTCGCCCGGGCCTACACCAAGCTGGATCAAGCCCAGGTGGATTGCCGCCGTGCCGGCACTTAAAGCTACCACATGTTTATCTTCATCCAGGAATTTCTCTAAGTCATTTTCAAATCCGTTCACATTAGGCCCCAGTGGCACCACCCAGTTGGTGTCGAACGCCTCCTGTATAAATCTCTGCTCCTGCCCCCCCATATGGGCGAGAGAAAGCCAAATACGTTCAGTCATAATATTATTGCCGTTTTTCCTGAATCATCGATTCTACAATAGATAAACTTGTCATAGAAGCAATTTCTTCCGGTTCAAAAGAAACATCAAATGCTGTCTCTAATTCGATTATAAAATTCAGATGTCTTAATGAATCCCAGTTTTCACAATTGTTTTGATTGGTATCATCGTGTACTTGTACTTCAAACACCTCGGTAGCTATTTCTTTTATTTTTTCTTTCATTTATAATTATACTTGTAATTGTCTGATAAATTAATTTGTACATCTCCTAAGTTGAGACTATATGATTTTATAGATCCACTCTCTGATATAATTTCGAAACCAAATCTTTCGTAAAAATCCTTTACTTGAATGTTTTTTGCTGTTGAAATATACTTTGAATTAACGGCTTTAAAATTTAACAACTTCAATTCATTTAAAATCCAATTCATAAAAGCATCCTCAATCCCTTTGCCTAATATTCTGCAGCTTAGTAAAAACGAATCAATATCAACTGTTTCGCCATTAAGTTTACAAATAGAAAGTCCAGTAATACCACTCTCCCCAAACTTATCTTTAACAGATAAAGTATAGATTTTTGCACCATCATTTAACATTTCTGATAAATCCGTATCAGTATATCTTTGAGTAGTAAGATTAAATTGATTAGTTTTTTGAGTCATCTGTGCTGCACGTACAATTGTGATATTATTCACTTCTTCAATCGAAAGTTCAATTTCCAGACTCCTGATATAATCATTCATATCTGTAAATGTACTCTTTACGTTATTACGTAATGCATTCTCTTTATACTGTTTTGTTTTAGAAAGATCCTCTGAGGTTAAATTATATATTGAAAAATATTTCTCTGCGATGGATTTAAAAAACTCAGGCAACATATAAGGCTGTGTTGGAAAATCTGGAACCTCAACTTCAGGAATTACAGTTTTAATCAAGTCCCTTTCTGATGGATTATCATCTAAAAAAACCATACTATCCAGTCCAATATTCAGTTCTTGAGCTAATTCTTTAATGTTATCAGCCTTATTAACCCAGTTAATTTTTAGAGCAGCAAAATGATTTTCTTTCAATACAATTGAATTATTAAGACTCCATGCTTGTCTTACATCTTCAATATTATTTTTACTACATACTGCAAGAATTACCCCCTGTTTGCCAAGCTCCTCTATCTGCTTTTGAAACATTAAGAAGGCCTTTCCAGGATAGTCCCCACCAATTTGAATACCCTCAATACCATCTTCACCAAGAATTCCGCCCCACAAAGTGTTATCCAAATCCAATATCAAACACTTTTTTCTTTTAAGCTCAATAGATTTGACCTGTTTTTTGAACCAATCATGGAATGGATTAGATAACCTA
Protein-coding sequences here:
- a CDS encoding HAD-IIIC family phosphatase, with product MEFFIFRNMTIERFFSNYKTSFSGYEDISFIDLDAERYIWFYLAPIKTDNKVISAEIRNYIDLLKLTISRIPSSKTFIIFTLSDIYSINTITGANDIKEAVKYYNSTLHELALEHNNIKVLDFESFLCGYSSTELIDWKYYFISQMALNPRLSNPFHDWFKKQVKSIELKRKKCLILDLDNTLWGGILGEDGIEGIQIGGDYPGKAFLMFQKQIEELGKQGVILAVCSKNNIEDVRQAWSLNNSIVLKENHFAALKINWVNKADNIKELAQELNIGLDSMVFLDDNPSERDLIKTVIPEVEVPDFPTQPYMLPEFFKSIAEKYFSIYNLTSEDLSKTKQYKENALRNNVKSTFTDMNDYIRSLEIELSIEEVNNITIVRAAQMTQKTNQFNLTTQRYTDTDLSEMLNDGAKIYTLSVKDKFGESGITGLSICKLNGETVDIDSFLLSCRILGKGIEDAFMNWILNELKLLNFKAVNSKYISTAKNIQVKDFYERFGFEIISESGSIKSYSLNLGDVQINLSDNYKYNYK
- a CDS encoding DegT/DnrJ/EryC1/StrS family aminotransferase — translated: MTERIWLSLAHMGGQEQRFIQEAFDTNWVVPLGPNVNGFENDLEKFLDEDKHVVALSAGTAAIHLGLIQLGVGPGDEVICQSFTFAASANPIKYLGATPVFVDSEPDTWNMCPGHLHDAIEDRIAKTGKKPKAIIPVHLYGMPAKMDEVMAIAGQYGIPVLEDAAEALGSEFKGRKCGTFGEFACLSFNGNKMITTSGGGALVCSTEEEAKRTMFYATQARDKAPHYQHSHIGYNYRMSNICAGIGRGQMMVLEDHIARRREINQLYRKLLKEVPGISFQTNPSAQFASNYWLTCIIVEPDIAGFTREDIRLTMESENIETRPLWKPMHLQPVFDNCAFYGDSTSERLFNDGLCLPSGPTLTNEDIKRVAEVIINLK
- a CDS encoding acyl carrier protein, coding for MKEKIKEIATEVFEVQVHDDTNQNNCENWDSLRHLNFIIELETAFDVSFEPEEIASMTSLSIVESMIQEKRQ